A region from the Paenibacillus humicola genome encodes:
- a CDS encoding ABC transporter substrate-binding protein: MKKMFSIAVVILLAAVMGCSSNGADSPSSSPAGSSSGDKVELTFSFWGDNIEKESYTKLIESYNKAHPNVTIKPMYIPDDYNTKLNALAASNTLPDIAKMNAGQIFPWAKSNRFLDITPVHESNQVGKKLDYVAFKDSAGKTIGYSSNNEIIIMYYNKDIFDEANIPYPPANAANAWTWEQFVDTAKKLTKDKNGKHPGEPGFDPANITTYGVNMTRNYTTIQPFLLSNGGGLVTSSDKKLLLDTPESIEALQRIADLSNVDMVMPKPAQSSTLPSADAALLTKKVAMVIDGQWSLQVLGKAMAEQGLKLGTAVLPKMQQAVTINTGSAIEIMATENSKKHLKEAQEFYAFVMDPQNIFPLIETGLAMPNEEKWFTDPDLIKKWVDNPYHPKEYKESVVDYGLKNVQQQAGFYWEDDVKAQTIILPALDQLWLGKKTAEDVVKNDIMPKLKQELGM, encoded by the coding sequence ATGAAAAAAATGTTCAGCATTGCGGTTGTCATCCTGCTGGCTGCAGTCATGGGCTGCAGCTCGAACGGCGCCGATTCCCCCAGCTCTTCGCCTGCCGGGAGCAGCTCCGGCGATAAAGTAGAGCTCACCTTCTCCTTTTGGGGAGACAACATCGAAAAAGAATCGTATACCAAGCTTATCGAATCCTACAACAAGGCCCATCCGAACGTGACCATCAAGCCTATGTATATCCCCGACGATTACAATACGAAGTTGAATGCTTTAGCCGCATCGAACACGCTTCCCGATATCGCCAAAATGAATGCCGGCCAAATCTTCCCTTGGGCGAAATCGAACCGTTTTCTGGACATTACGCCTGTACACGAAAGCAATCAAGTCGGCAAAAAGCTCGATTACGTTGCGTTTAAAGATTCGGCCGGTAAAACGATCGGTTACAGCTCGAACAACGAAATCATCATCATGTACTACAACAAAGACATTTTCGACGAAGCCAACATTCCCTACCCTCCCGCCAATGCCGCCAACGCCTGGACCTGGGAACAATTTGTCGATACCGCCAAAAAGCTTACCAAGGACAAGAACGGGAAGCATCCGGGCGAACCGGGATTCGATCCTGCCAATATTACAACGTACGGCGTGAACATGACGCGCAACTATACGACCATTCAACCGTTCCTGCTCAGCAACGGAGGCGGGCTCGTCACCAGCAGTGATAAAAAGCTGCTGCTTGATACGCCCGAAAGCATCGAGGCTCTGCAGCGTATTGCCGATCTGTCCAATGTGGACATGGTCATGCCGAAGCCGGCACAAAGCTCAACGCTTCCCTCTGCCGACGCCGCTCTGCTCACCAAAAAGGTCGCGATGGTGATTGACGGACAGTGGAGCCTTCAGGTACTGGGAAAGGCGATGGCCGAACAAGGACTGAAGCTCGGTACCGCCGTCCTCCCGAAAATGCAGCAAGCGGTCACCATCAATACCGGATCGGCGATTGAAATCATGGCCACGGAAAATTCGAAAAAGCATTTGAAGGAAGCCCAGGAGTTCTATGCTTTCGTCATGGATCCTCAAAATATTTTTCCGCTTATCGAAACCGGGCTTGCGATGCCGAACGAAGAAAAATGGTTTACCGACCCGGATCTGATCAAGAAATGGGTAGACAATCCGTACCATCCGAAAGAATATAAAGAATCCGTCGTCGATTACGGATTGAAGAATGTCCAGCAGCAAGCCGGATTTTATTGGGAAGACGATGTGAAGGCGCAGACGATTATCCTGCCTGCTTTGGATCAGCTCTGGCTGGGCAAGAAAACGGCGGAGGACGTCGTGAAAAATGACATTATGCCGAAATTGAAGCAGGAGCTGGGTATGTAA
- a CDS encoding Gfo/Idh/MocA family protein — translation MDAYSLKRRYKVGIVGAGVVSPMHLEGLKRHPELVEIHALCDADEQKLIERSEQYLIPNRYTSVEKMIAESSMDAVILCTPSHLRKEIISLFFQARIPVFCEKPLAETYEQAHEIAELSVKHNVPLQIDQNFRRFFSFHIGRRLLQGGAPGKPLHLTQAVNGLRRDIGWRLTRERYVMAVMSNHWFDGYRYMMQSEPKSVYCKAVPAPGGVSRDIAVSVMLEFENGCIVSLSESFNSYTGLRGSTLDCTNGGFIMDYKRLEMVSPSGEKTIFQNPYDKPEATFYLFYDLLKSIEEKRQPEAGVEDNLKTMKIFESAYRSLEKDRVVKLGEW, via the coding sequence ATGGATGCTTATTCACTCAAGCGGCGCTACAAAGTCGGTATCGTCGGCGCCGGGGTCGTTTCGCCCATGCATCTGGAAGGACTAAAGAGACACCCGGAGCTTGTCGAAATTCATGCTTTATGCGATGCGGATGAACAAAAGCTGATCGAAAGGAGCGAACAGTACCTGATCCCGAACCGGTATACATCCGTGGAGAAAATGATCGCCGAATCTTCCATGGATGCGGTTATTCTCTGTACGCCGTCCCACTTGCGCAAAGAAATCATTTCCCTGTTTTTTCAAGCCCGCATTCCGGTATTTTGCGAGAAGCCTTTAGCCGAAACTTACGAGCAGGCTCATGAAATTGCCGAATTGTCGGTGAAGCACAATGTCCCGCTTCAGATCGATCAGAACTTCAGGCGCTTCTTCAGCTTCCATATCGGACGCCGCTTGCTGCAGGGTGGCGCACCCGGCAAGCCGCTTCATCTGACCCAAGCCGTGAACGGCCTGCGCAGGGATATCGGCTGGCGGCTCACCAGGGAACGTTACGTCATGGCCGTTATGTCCAATCACTGGTTCGACGGATACCGGTATATGATGCAGTCGGAACCGAAAAGCGTGTATTGTAAAGCCGTTCCAGCCCCTGGCGGCGTCAGCCGGGATATCGCCGTTTCCGTCATGCTGGAATTCGAAAACGGCTGCATCGTTTCCCTGAGCGAAAGCTTCAACAGCTATACCGGACTTCGCGGCTCCACCTTGGACTGTACAAACGGCGGGTTCATCATGGATTACAAGCGGCTCGAAATGGTTTCTCCGTCCGGCGAAAAAACGATTTTCCAAAACCCGTACGATAAACCGGAAGCCACCTTCTACCTGTTCTATGATTTATTGAAGTCCATCGAAGAGAAGCGACAACCGGAAGCCGGCGTCGAAGACAATTTAAAGACGATGAAAATATTCGAATCCGCGTACCGTTCTCTGGAAAAGGACCGTGTCGTAAAGCTCGGCGAATGGTGA
- a CDS encoding phosphotransferase produces MMNVPNAVRKETIYRGMNGRTVERVYMEGGGSRIVKPWDADSREVWVYEHVLPALPPVYPGLIERWQDDNGERPSSWIAFEDLGELRHEYKEELALEVVRLAARWHALPASMLAGADLKGIKPAFPQLVADLRAPALDMPRLAARTGIDPEAVRQVYERLETETISPETVFSHGDLHVGNYAHAAGRLYIIDWEHAHLNSRYWDLYHVIDLSHPLYPRTAAPAWRERLLQAYLDEAAQFGAALDRLRFRREYNLFAMAFSLWMVRLIESDRASGGGPWTLPQLERQAAETAAVFREAYAAYMEAERQAEQG; encoded by the coding sequence ATGATGAACGTGCCGAATGCGGTTCGCAAGGAAACGATTTACCGCGGTATGAACGGCCGGACGGTGGAACGCGTCTACATGGAAGGGGGAGGCAGCCGCATCGTCAAACCGTGGGATGCGGATTCCCGGGAGGTCTGGGTGTACGAGCACGTTCTTCCCGCACTGCCGCCCGTTTATCCGGGTCTGATCGAAAGATGGCAGGACGATAACGGCGAACGGCCTTCCAGCTGGATCGCGTTCGAGGATTTGGGCGAGCTTCGCCATGAGTATAAGGAAGAATTGGCGCTCGAGGTCGTCCGGCTGGCGGCGCGATGGCATGCGCTCCCGGCAAGCATGCTGGCCGGTGCCGATCTGAAAGGCATCAAGCCGGCATTTCCGCAGCTCGTCGCCGATCTACGGGCACCCGCGCTCGACATGCCGCGTCTGGCGGCACGAACCGGCATCGACCCGGAAGCCGTGCGGCAGGTCTATGAACGGCTGGAGACGGAAACGATTTCGCCGGAGACCGTGTTCAGCCACGGGGATTTGCATGTCGGCAACTACGCGCACGCAGCGGGCCGGCTGTATATCATCGACTGGGAGCACGCCCACCTGAACAGCCGGTATTGGGATTTGTACCATGTGATCGACCTGTCTCATCCGCTTTACCCGCGGACGGCCGCGCCGGCATGGAGAGAGCGGCTGCTGCAGGCTTATCTTGACGAAGCGGCACAATTCGGCGCCGCGCTGGACCGTCTGCGGTTCCGGCGGGAATATAACCTGTTCGCGATGGCGTTCTCGCTGTGGATGGTTCGCCTCATCGAGTCCGACCGGGCGAGCGGGGGAGGCCCTTGGACGCTGCCGCAGCTGGAGCGTCAGGCGGCGGAAACGGCGGCGGTTTTCCGGGAAGCGTACGCGGCTTATATGGAAGCGGAAAGACAGGCGGAACAGGGTTAG
- a CDS encoding carbohydrate ABC transporter permease, with protein METVREYAITRKSAARSKRVRSEAVAGYLFTLPVILGLLLWTIGPMMASLVISFTNWQVFDVLRWVGIRNYDKIFTSDLFFYKSILVTLYYAFGSVVTTSIASILLGTLMNLGLKRIAILRTILYMPTIVPAVASSFLWIWLFNPDFGLLNTVLSVFGIPKQQWIFDESSAVPSLIFMHLWSSGSGALIILAGLKDVPKHLYEAVEIDGGNWLHKFFFVSLPMITPVIFFNLIMGFIGSLQAFTQAYVMTSGGPNNATLFYAYFIYREAFVNNNFGYACALAWILFWIIAVLTAFIFKSSKGWVFYGGK; from the coding sequence ATGGAAACCGTCAGGGAATATGCGATCACCCGGAAATCGGCCGCAAGATCGAAAAGGGTAAGAAGCGAAGCCGTCGCAGGCTATTTATTTACGCTTCCCGTTATATTGGGATTGCTGCTCTGGACGATCGGGCCCATGATGGCTTCATTGGTGATCAGCTTTACCAATTGGCAGGTTTTTGACGTATTGCGATGGGTCGGCATTCGTAACTACGACAAAATCTTTACAAGCGATTTATTTTTCTACAAGTCGATTCTGGTTACTCTTTATTATGCTTTCGGCAGTGTGGTGACGACGTCCATCGCATCCATCCTGCTCGGAACGCTGATGAATCTGGGCTTGAAGAGGATCGCCATCCTCCGCACCATCCTTTATATGCCGACCATCGTTCCGGCGGTCGCAAGCAGCTTTTTGTGGATATGGCTGTTCAATCCCGATTTCGGTCTTTTGAACACCGTTTTGTCCGTATTCGGTATTCCGAAGCAGCAGTGGATTTTCGACGAATCGTCGGCTGTGCCGTCTTTGATCTTTATGCATTTGTGGTCAAGCGGTTCCGGCGCTCTGATCATTTTGGCCGGACTGAAAGATGTGCCCAAACATTTGTATGAAGCGGTAGAGATCGACGGCGGGAATTGGCTGCACAAGTTTTTCTTCGTTTCCCTGCCCATGATCACGCCGGTCATTTTCTTTAATCTCATCATGGGATTTATCGGATCGCTGCAAGCCTTCACACAGGCCTATGTCATGACCAGCGGAGGACCGAACAACGCCACCCTGTTTTACGCTTACTTTATTTACCGGGAAGCGTTTGTCAACAACAATTTCGGGTATGCGTGCGCGCTGGCATGGATCTTGTTTTGGATCATAGCCGTTTTGACGGCTTTTATATTCAAGTCCTCGAAAGGTTGGGTTTTCTATGGCGGCAAGTAA
- a CDS encoding FAD-dependent monooxygenase has protein sequence MKSPMRILISGSSIAGPALAYWLHRYGFDVTIVELAPALRKGGFGVDVRGAAVEVLRQMGVLEQVRAADTHMTGVYFVNGNGKVEGRLSEAGMGNRQDVDIEIMRDDLTGILYDLTQDAVRYIWNDSITGIRDTEEGAEVRFDRSEPQTFDLVIGADGLHSNVRTLTFGAEEQFKQTLGCFISIFTLDNYLNLDHRELLHSVPGKTVGMKSARSSAEAKGMFLFTPESMVFSRRDTGMQKELVADAFRHETGWETQRLLQAMHEADDFYFDEICQIRMPSWSKGRVALVGDAAYCPSPLSGQGTSLAIVGAFVLAGELKLANGDYAAAFAAYERHMRAFVEQNQKIGRMAAGGMIERSRFKIRLRNAMLRLPFVMSAMFRMMMRMIAKAANGIELKAYGDEPV, from the coding sequence ATGAAAAGTCCGATGCGTATCCTTATTTCCGGTTCCAGCATCGCCGGTCCAGCTTTGGCCTATTGGCTGCACCGTTACGGCTTCGACGTGACGATCGTCGAGCTCGCCCCCGCGCTGCGCAAGGGCGGATTCGGCGTCGATGTGCGCGGGGCGGCCGTGGAGGTGCTCCGGCAGATGGGCGTGCTCGAACAAGTTCGCGCAGCGGATACCCATATGACCGGCGTCTATTTCGTGAACGGCAATGGCAAAGTGGAGGGACGGCTCAGCGAAGCGGGGATGGGGAACCGGCAGGACGTGGACATCGAAATCATGCGCGACGATCTCACCGGCATTTTATATGATTTGACCCAAGATGCCGTCCGCTATATCTGGAACGATTCGATTACCGGGATCCGGGACACAGAGGAGGGAGCGGAGGTCCGATTCGACCGCAGCGAGCCGCAGACCTTCGACCTGGTGATCGGTGCGGACGGACTTCATTCCAATGTGCGCACGCTGACGTTCGGCGCCGAAGAGCAGTTTAAACAGACGCTCGGCTGCTTCATATCGATTTTTACGCTCGACAATTATTTAAACCTCGATCATCGCGAGCTGCTCCATTCGGTGCCGGGAAAAACGGTCGGGATGAAAAGCGCCCGAAGCAGCGCCGAGGCCAAGGGGATGTTTCTGTTCACGCCGGAGTCGATGGTCTTCAGCCGCCGCGATACCGGCATGCAGAAGGAGCTGGTCGCTGATGCGTTCCGCCATGAAACGGGCTGGGAGACCCAGCGCTTGCTGCAGGCGATGCACGAAGCGGACGATTTTTATTTCGACGAGATCTGCCAGATCCGCATGCCAAGCTGGTCGAAAGGCCGGGTCGCGCTGGTCGGCGATGCGGCGTATTGCCCTTCGCCCCTTTCCGGCCAAGGCACCAGCCTCGCGATTGTCGGCGCTTTTGTCCTGGCCGGCGAGCTGAAGCTGGCAAACGGGGATTACGCGGCTGCTTTTGCGGCTTACGAGCGGCATATGAGAGCGTTTGTGGAACAAAACCAAAAAATCGGGCGGATGGCGGCCGGCGGCATGATCGAACGTTCCCGCTTCAAAATCAGGCTGCGCAACGCGATGCTGC
- a CDS encoding TetR/AcrR family transcriptional regulator, whose product MDHESGKDLPRGVALSWGIEKTAQRGPKREMSLKQIVDAAIAIADRDGLPGVSMSRVAAALGYTSMSLYRYVPSKDDLMLLMQDAVCDIPVPPEEQGKDWREGMHEFVRAIVRCFREHPWFCDIPISGVPVTPNHLKIADWALRTMKGLPLTDHEKMSTVLLLTNYARVHAMFQRDIDRAVQSGVTQGELSGADYGAALRQLVTPDRFPHLHPIMAAGVYTGEDADADPFGDEFEFGFERILDGIGNFVAAKEAQPER is encoded by the coding sequence ATGGATCACGAGTCCGGGAAAGACCTGCCGCGCGGCGTGGCGCTCAGCTGGGGAATTGAAAAAACGGCGCAGCGCGGCCCCAAACGGGAAATGAGCCTGAAGCAAATCGTCGATGCCGCGATCGCCATTGCCGACCGGGACGGGCTTCCGGGCGTCTCCATGAGCCGGGTGGCAGCGGCGCTCGGATATACGAGCATGTCGCTTTACCGGTACGTGCCGAGCAAGGACGATTTGATGCTTCTGATGCAGGATGCCGTCTGCGATATCCCCGTTCCGCCGGAGGAGCAGGGGAAAGATTGGCGGGAGGGGATGCACGAATTTGTCCGGGCGATCGTCCGCTGTTTTCGGGAGCATCCCTGGTTTTGCGACATTCCGATTTCCGGCGTTCCGGTTACGCCGAATCATTTGAAAATTGCGGACTGGGCGCTCCGTACCATGAAAGGGCTCCCTTTGACCGATCACGAAAAAATGTCCACCGTGCTGCTGCTCACCAATTATGCGCGGGTTCACGCGATGTTTCAGCGGGACATCGATCGTGCGGTTCAAAGCGGCGTCACCCAAGGCGAGCTCAGCGGGGCCGATTACGGCGCGGCGCTCAGGCAGCTCGTTACCCCGGATCGGTTCCCTCATCTTCACCCTATTATGGCGGCAGGCGTTTATACCGGGGAGGATGCCGATGCCGATCCGTTCGGGGACGAATTCGAGTTCGGCTTCGAGCGGATATTGGATGGGATCGGCAATTTCGTTGCCGCGAAAGAGGCGCAGCCGGAACGATAA
- a CDS encoding sugar phosphate isomerase/epimerase family protein yields the protein MSETMANRSGKIKLAFSKPTKSPEEQTELFGSYRSFGYEGLQLKYNQFMPYLEEPERFMEQWGHLEGAGSGLILGGKLDEEGRAVLRRLFAFAKGIGTERIVFCHLVAREGLTGEDIAGYARILSRLGKEAREQGLRLSLHHHYDQPVMHREDFDIFFGHVEEESVGLTVDTAHLVKSGISDIAEIIRSFRHVIDNFHLKDYANGDWMVLGRGGIPFDPVFRSIREIGYSGWISADEESGGGIAEGLKDCYAFITNGSLIRP from the coding sequence ATGAGCGAAACGATGGCAAATAGGTCGGGAAAGATAAAGCTGGCTTTTTCCAAGCCAACGAAATCGCCGGAAGAACAAACCGAATTATTCGGCAGCTACCGCTCATTCGGCTATGAGGGATTGCAGCTTAAATACAACCAGTTCATGCCGTATCTCGAGGAACCGGAACGGTTCATGGAGCAGTGGGGGCATCTGGAAGGAGCCGGATCGGGGCTGATCCTGGGCGGAAAGCTGGATGAAGAAGGCCGGGCGGTGCTGCGGCGGTTGTTTGCTTTTGCCAAAGGCATCGGGACAGAGCGGATTGTATTCTGCCACCTCGTTGCTCGCGAAGGCTTAACCGGTGAAGATATTGCCGGATATGCGCGCATCCTTTCCCGTCTGGGCAAAGAGGCCCGTGAGCAGGGTCTGCGGCTTTCTCTCCATCATCATTATGACCAGCCGGTCATGCACCGGGAAGATTTTGACATCTTTTTCGGCCATGTGGAAGAGGAGTCCGTCGGATTGACCGTGGATACCGCCCACTTGGTCAAATCCGGTATTTCCGACATTGCGGAAATCATCCGCAGCTTTCGCCATGTGATCGATAATTTTCATTTGAAGGATTATGCCAATGGCGATTGGATGGTGCTGGGCAGAGGCGGCATTCCTTTCGATCCGGTCTTCCGGTCGATCCGTGAAATCGGATACAGCGGATGGATATCCGCTGATGAGGAAAGCGGAGGCGGAATCGCCGAAGGGCTGAAGGACTGCTACGCGTTCATTACAAACGGCAGCTTGATTCGACCATAA
- a CDS encoding carbohydrate ABC transporter permease — protein sequence MDNYELFRFPPKLFPNQFLWQNYIDVFKAVHFPLYFKNTMMIVIPVLAGTLITSSLGGYGFARLRFPLKKMWFVLVMSSLMLPPAVTLIPRYILWSKLGAINTFYPLTVPAWFGGGAFNIFLIRQFFLGISKELDESAMMDGAGYFQIFVRIMLPLIYPVLVVITFFTFINEWNDFLQPLLYLNQDTKFTLALGLITLRGEFNTQYNLLMAGAALMTLPAIIIFFFGQRYFVEGISTTGIKG from the coding sequence ATGGATAATTATGAGCTGTTCCGGTTTCCTCCGAAGCTATTTCCTAACCAGTTTCTATGGCAAAATTATATCGACGTTTTTAAGGCCGTACACTTTCCGCTCTACTTTAAAAACACGATGATGATTGTCATCCCTGTCCTGGCCGGTACATTAATCACCAGCAGCTTAGGCGGATACGGCTTCGCGCGCCTCCGGTTCCCGCTTAAGAAGATGTGGTTCGTTCTGGTCATGTCGTCCCTTATGCTTCCGCCCGCCGTGACGCTGATTCCCAGATATATCCTATGGAGTAAACTGGGAGCCATCAACACGTTTTACCCGCTCACGGTGCCGGCATGGTTCGGAGGCGGTGCGTTTAACATTTTTTTGATCCGGCAGTTTTTCTTGGGGATCTCCAAAGAGCTGGATGAGTCGGCGATGATGGACGGCGCGGGCTATTTTCAAATCTTTGTCCGGATTATGCTTCCTTTGATTTATCCTGTGCTAGTCGTCATCACCTTTTTTACGTTTATCAACGAATGGAACGATTTCCTACAGCCGCTGCTGTACTTGAACCAAGATACGAAATTTACTTTGGCGCTTGGTCTGATTACGCTGCGGGGGGAGTTCAACACGCAGTATAATTTGTTGATGGCCGGAGCGGCTCTCATGACACTGCCTGCGATCATCATCTTTTTCTTCGGTCAGCGATACTTCGTGGAAGGAATCAGTACGACCGGCATTAAGGGTTGA